A window of Scomber scombrus chromosome 23, fScoSco1.1, whole genome shotgun sequence contains these coding sequences:
- the si:dkey-219e21.2 gene encoding butyrophilin subfamily 1 member A1, translating into MSMILIDDSTMEMKKTVEKKIKSILKTNKKVKSMLDDGSYNQSSSIGAVRWNLPEEDVQAHSSVPSRSANSLTNTLHPRQNSLKDLRSLQECVKFIHHWKEQVDQVCKMGGSHPEEDDSKKDAETSDRRVERSLEESRKLIQEWASELQHVDKLVKETPWKSDTENQENKKDASEEAQMRIMEWAKELQTASESCGVQRHELGRVLRLLGLKKKRLVNLMPLLELITWSLLKEDSQVSIPQLWLLAKQRTWIAGTPRYIPNSVWSWICSAEADVMLDSQTNHPWLQLSEDQRKVQEAHSQADLPQSSQRFDNWPCVLGWKGYSNGRHYWEVDIARGSSWRVGVTTAESKRHGRFLMTPKTGYWALWRSPNHFYACTKGETQLPDSLVPRRMGIYIDYEEGQISFYNVETKTHIYTFSGTFKGKLYPLFALLDGRTIMTIIPPQNLSVL; encoded by the exons ATGTCGATGATTTT GATCGACGACTCCAccatggaaatgaaaaaaactgtggaaaaaaaaattaagagtATCCTGAAAACTAACAAAA AGGTGAAATCAATGCTGGACGATGGCAGCTACAATCAGAGCAGCTCCATCGGGGCAGTACGCTGGAACCTGCCCGAGGAAGATGTCCAGGCCCACAGCTCTGTCCCCAGCAGATCTGCCAACAGCCTCACCAAT ACGCTACATCCTCGTCAGAACAGCCTCAAAGATCTGCGTAGCCTGCAGGAGTGTGTGAAGTTTATCCATCACTGGAAGGAGCAAGTCGACCAAGTTTGCAAG ATGGGAGGAAGTCATCCAGAAGAGGATGACAGTAAGAAGGATGCAGAGACTTCAGACCGGCGTGTTGAGCGCAGTCTGGAAGAGAGCAGGAAACTGATCCAGGAATGGGCCAGTGAGCTCCAACATGTTGACAAG CTCGTGAAAGAAACCCCGTGGAAATCAGACACTGaaaaccaagaaaataaaaaagatgccAGTGAGGAAGCACAGATGAGGATCATGGAGTGGGCAAAGGAGCTGCAAACCGCCTCTGAG AGCTGTGGCGTGCAGCGCCACGAGCTGGGGAGAGTGTTGCGTCTGTTGGGCCTGAAGAAAAAACGCCTTGTCAACCTGATGCCTCTGCTGGAGCTCATCACCTGGTCTCTTCTTAAGGAAGACAGCCAAGTGAGT ATTCCACAGCTGTGGTTACTGGCAAAGCAACGCACCTGGATAGCAGGAACTCCAAGATACATCCCCAACTCAg tttgGAGCTGGATTTGCAGCGCAGAAG CTGATGTGATGCTCGACTCCCAGACTAACCACCCCTGGCTGCAGCTGTCGGAGGACCAGCGTAAAGTCCAAGAGGCCCATTCACAGGCCGACCTGCCTCAGAGCTCACAGCGCTTTGACAACTGGCCCTGTGTGCTGGGCTGGAAGGGCTACAGCAATGGCCGCCACTACTGGGAGGTGGACATTGCCCGCGGTAGCTCCTGGCGTGTGGGAGTGACCACCGCCGAATCCAAGCGGCACGGCCGGTTCCTCATGACCCCAAAGACGGGTTACTGGGCCCTGTGGCGCAGCCCAAACCACTTCTACGCCTGCACCAAGGGGGAGACACAGCTGCCCGACAGCCTGGTACCAAGACGAATGGGGATCTACATAGACTACGAAGAGGGCCAGATCTCCTTCTACAACGTCGAAACAAAGACCCACATTTACACCTTCAGTGGAACCTTCAAAGGGAAGCTGTACCCTCTGTTTGCCCTACTGGACGGACGCACTATCATGACAATCATCCCACCACAGAATCTCTCAGTACTCTGA